In Deltaproteobacteria bacterium, the genomic window ATTTCAAAATAAGATGACCCCGCACCCAAATCTACGATACTCTGATAGGCGTCTTCGGCCTCCAGGTATTTCCGCCGGGTGAAAAAATATTCCGCACGCCGGAACTGAATTTCATCGATATAGCGCGATTGGGGGTATTCGCCGGCCAACCGCTCCATCACGAGCATGGCTTCATCGATGCGACCCAGCTCCGCGTATGCGCGGGACATCTGGTAAAGGACCTGGTCGTTATGACTGTACAGAGGGTACTTGGCAAGCAGCTTCTGATAGAGCGCGATCGCTTCAATCAGCTCGGTCTGCTCCAGGTCGGGACCGTCTCCGGTTTGGATACTCACTTCCGCCGATGACTCCGGAACGGGCGGCAGCTGCATCTTCGTTGCGCGTTCGATAAAATGCCGGCTATCCTCTTTGTCTGAATTTTTCCGTTCCGTTTGCGATGCGAGGGGCCGCGCGCCGCTGTCCAGAGAAGCGGCTTTCTGCGGAGCGCTCATCGCAGCCTGAACGGTCTCCCCGGTTTCCCAACGATCTTCAATTTGGGCCTTGTCGGTGATGGTGCCGTACTCCTTCTCGATCTTCAGGTCCGCCATCCGCCGAATGGCCTCAGGCGCCAGAGCGGACCCCGGCGCTTCATCCAAAAAACCCTGATAGCTCTTCAAGGCCTTATCCAGGCCGCCCTCTATCCGCTCTTCAGTGATTTCAACCTGTTGATTGCGCAATTTGGCAATGGTATCCCCGCCCCCTGTGGATTGACAGGCGGTCAGCGCCAGCGACAACAGAGCAATGATGAGTAGGGTCCGGATCATTTCTTCACCTTTTCCTGGGACAATTCCCGGGTGGCGCGATCGTAGCTGTCAGCCACGGCAAAACGGGCCTTGACCTCGCACTCGGACAGATGTTCACGCCGACGGGTGAGTTCGTTTACGGCCATGGTTTCAAGCATTTGGCCCTGGCGATCCATCAGCGCATCCACTTTTTCATGGGCACCCCTGATCCTTGACCAAAGCCTGCTGATGACCGCTTCGTAGCCCTCGTAACTCTGCGTGGCAGCCTGCCGGGTCCGCACAAAGGTCGTGTATTGCTTTTTCAACAGGTCAATTTCGTCGTTCAATTCTTCAAGATGCTCATAGGCTTCCGTGAGACGACGGTCATACTGGGTATAAAGATTCCACGTCAGAATGCCTTTCAATCGGTTGACTCTGGCGATGATGACTTTGTTTGTTGAAGAACCGTTGCCTTTCAGCATCTCTTCCAAGCGGGCAATCCGAGCGTTGGATATGCGCTCTTCAGACGTGGCCAGATAATCCGGCCGGGGGGATACCAGCATATTTTTCAGTCGCTTTTCTATGCGGTCGCGCTGTTCAAGACGCAAACGCATCCGCGAGTCCAGTTGACGAAACGCCTTGTCGATATCCGGCAGCAATGGATGGTAATACGCACTTCTTTGGGCAATAAGATCTTCGAAAGCAATCAGATCGGATTCCCATGTTTCCATCTTTTTTCTCAGCTGTTCGAGGTCGAGATAGTTCTTGAGTGATTCCTGGAAATCATGGGAGGCCATCAGTTCAAGCAGATAGTAGGTTTCCGGCGTTTGCGGAAGCGCGCGCAACCTGACAACCCAATTTGCATCCTGTTTTAGCTCCTCCTGTACCAGCGCTTTTAAAAAATATCCTCCGCGAATGCTTTTGATGGAAGCGTCAAGCTTACCGATTTCGGTCTGGAACTTGGAAAGGGCGCTGTCATACAGCAATGCGGCCTTGCTGTACACGCTCAGCTTTGCATAGGCATAGGGAAGGGAAAGCATGGCTTCCTGAACGGAAGCGTCAGTGACTTCACGATGGATCAATGCGCTCCAGGGCACCAGGGCTCTTTCGAAATTACCCCGGTAGGCATCGGCCCAACCTGATCCCAACAGCGCACGATTGGAAAAAGGACCCTCCAATCTTACCCGATCGAGCGTCATTTTAGCGCCTTCGTAATTTTTTTCCTCCAGCATTTTTGACCCGAGTACTAGATTGGCCTTGTCCTTAATGGCCAGAGTGAGCGGTTGGTCGCCTTTCACTTGCCCGGCCTGGTCGATGTAGTAACGCCCCTTTTTCGTTTTTCCGCTTTTAAGAAGGGCAATGCCGAGATTGTAGGTTGCAAATCCTTCGAATTTCCGGGTTTCCTGGAGGGTTCTGAACATGCCCACCGCCTCATCGAAGTTCCCGTTCGCCATGAGGATTTGCGCGCGCAAAAAGGCCAGGTCCTCTGCAATCTCCTCCGGCACGACACCTTCTATGCGGTCCACTGCAAATTTTGCATTAGCCGGTTGATCTTTATGAAAATAGATCCGTGCCAGGCGGTAGAGCGCTTCGTTCCGCACCGGTTCTTCCACGTTCCCCTCTATGACCGCTGTTATGGCCCGACCTGCGCGCTGATGCATCCGGTAGGCCAGCTCGAAGTCACCAACAGCAAATTCGGCGTGGTTGATATGGTAGTAAAGCGTATCCCGCTCCGGTTCGTCCAGCCTGTGGTGCTGTGCGAGCTCGGCATCAAGCCTGGCAATGGCATCGAACCAGTCATCTTGAAATGCGTAATAGATGGCCTCACCGAAATAGAGGTCTTTGAGCTCTTTGGGCGCAGTCATCCCGGCTGTTGCCGTATTTGCCGTTAACAGCGTCATCAAGCCGATAAGTATGGTCATCACCCTAAACATGAACTACATTTCCTCGAGACCGATGCTTTGAGGCGTCAGTAATATTTCTACTATTTTAGGTCCCACACCCTTGTGCACTTTAAACTGTTTCGAATTTTTCATATCGAAACCTGCACTGCCTTTCCCACTGGCCAAAACATGTATGTCGTGGTCGCCTGTCGTGATATTTCCCGTGTACAGGCGCTGTACCCCCCCTTTTTGCAAAGCTTCGAGCTCCTTGAAGGTGTAAATATGCCTGGCCGCCGGTTGCCCATCCAACACCACTTCAATGGTATCGAGTCGAAACTTTTCGTCCGCGGCCAGCGATACGAAAACAGCCATCTGCGTATTGGATGGAAATAACAGCTTTTCCTCGAGTTGGTTTAATTCGGCCGCAATGCTCAGGGCGTCTGCTTTTATTTCCTGCACCTGCTCATCCAAGCCCTTGATCTGCTCTCTGGTGACATCCTGCGCAGATGCTGTGGACCACATGGCAGCTACGCTGAATAGAAAGATTAACCATTTTATTCTATTGAACATAATGATCCCCCGTTTTCCCGGTAGGCACACCTACAAGCATGTGATCCTTTTTTGTTCTATCCGCCATCCTTTATTGCCTGCATCTAAAAACAAAAAGCCCTCGGGCAAATATCCCCAAAGGCTTTGACGAGTAGTTTCGGAAACCCGGCTGTCATAGCTTAACAAGCTTTAGACCCGTGGCTTTGCGTCCCCGCCTTTCAACAGGTTTGCCCTTTCGTTCTATATTTACTTTCAGTATACTAGTAGCAAATCATCTTGTCAATTTTAATTCTTAAAATTAGTATTTTCCAATTATATTTATAAACACGCCCTGATGTTGGTAGTCCATCTGGGTCAGGTCATCTGAAAAATCGCTGAAATTATACCCGGCGCCGATTTTTACATGGTTGCCCACATGTCGATACAACCCTACCAGAGCTCCACTGCGTCTGTCCTGCGCATCGGGCAGATCAAGCAAGCGCCCCTCCAACAAGGCGTCCCAGCGGTGGATGAAGTGCCAATCCACCCTGATCACGTATAAATGTGCGCGGCTGGTAAAGTAATCCGGCTGCTCTCGATCCATAGCCACCTCCCCATGGCGGTAGCTGTATTTACCACCCACGGTCCAACGGGATGTGAGATCGTACATGACATCAATCGCTCCAATGTGGCTGCGTTGGATATAGCCTGTCGAGTTAGTTTCATCGGAAGTTTGATTGACCGACGGCAAATTGTAGAAATAGGTGTATTTGACCAGTACATTCAGGCGGTCATAATAAATTGGACGGTAGGCAAAACCTAGTACCGCCTCGGTATAATCGCCATCATAGTAATCTCCCAGTGAACTTTCGCTCAAACTGTAATTGAATTTTCCCAGAAGACGCCAGTCCTGCGATATCTGGTATTTAGCGTTGTTTTTCCACAGCCATGTCGTGCGTTTGGTCACGCTGGTGTCGGATTGCTCGGTTTCGTCCACCCTGTACTCCAGGCCGCTGGATAATTTCACGTTATCAAAGCCATAGCCTATACGCCCGCCAACCGTTTTGCGATCGATCTCGGCTGCGGTTTGGGGATTTTTCAGAGAACCGATATCGAGATTAGCACCGATGTTCAGACGCTCCGCGACGGCCAGGTCCACTCCCGTGGAATGCGTCAGCCCGGTGGGAACGTCCCCATGGCTATATTGCTCCTCGAGATAGATACTCGCGCTGTCTGAATAGCGTGTGCGAAAACCCGAGGTCATTTTGCCTTTTCTGGCCAGCAGGCCGTCATCTGTACGCTCGTTCTCCAGGGTATAGTTCTGATACAGCGTCGTCCTGTCCGAAAACAGATACTCTGTTCCGATTTTGCCGGCCGGTCCCAGGTCGCCGTCGGAGACTTCGCCTACGAGGTTGAGCCGATCGGTCAAACGCCAGTCGCCGCCGACACCGACCCTTCCGTTTTCATCGCGATTTCCGCTGGATCTGACCGTATCCTGCACGAATCCGTACGTCGTCCAGCGCCCCAGCGAATCATACTTCATTTTAACGACCGCATCGGTCCGTTCCCCCTCTTCCTGCGTCAGGGGGACGACGGCCGAGTTGTCTTCGCGGTTGTCGTGCCGCAAACCGGAACTCAAAATCCAGTTTTCAGTGACACTGTAGTCCAGATTCACTTCCCCGGCATTTGTTTCAAGGCCATCCTGCTGAATTTGTTTATCCATTTTAACGCGCGCCTGGAAAGACTCTCCAATCGGCATTTCCGCCGTTCCGCCGTACTGGGTGACATCCCTGTCGGTGGTTTGACCGGGAGCCGCATAGCCCGCTTCACGATCCTGTCGGTAAAATGTCACCCGGCCGCGTCCGTTTTCAACGATGTCCTTGACACCCAAACTGACATCGACCCGATACGCCGAAGCATCTACTTCATTGTCGCCTAAAAAATCGGACTCGTCATAGGTGTAACCGCCGTCATCCGAACCTGCCGTGCGGCTTCCCGGGCCCTTGGTATGGCCGGCTTCCATCTTGATCCACGACTCCGATGATACGCGCAGCGTTAGATCCGTACCCTGCAAGCTGTTTTTCGTATCTGCTTCTTCATCCTGGTTGGCGGTCACGCCTATCTTGATATACTCGTTGAGCCAGTAGTGCAGCCGCCCGCCCGCCGCCAGCGTATCGGGGTCGTCGAACCCCGGTGTGAATTCATAGCGTGCCACCAGAAAAACAGGGTTGCCGCTGATCGATTCGGTGGAAACCAACAGGTTGTCATCAGCTGTCGTAGGCACGGGTTGTGCCATCAGAATACGTCCCTGCAGGTAGTCTATATCGTAGTCGAGCGTGGGCGTCAGGTTTTTTACCCCCAAAACTACACCGGAGTCCTTGTCCCTTACCTCGATCCGCAGGCGGTCCGAGCCTTCCAATATGTCTTGCCGCTTGAGGTAATAAAGCGACCCGCCCGTTCCCCGAAGCTCGTCGCGTCCGGCTACGGTGCCGGGATCGGCCGCAAAGCCATCGGCCAGCAGGCGCGGTTCACCAAAATCGGTGGTCTCCAACGGCTGATAATGCAGGTTGGCACCGTACAATCCGCGATCCACCTGGGCCAGGTCGGTATCGGTGTACCCGATTTTGAAGTTACCCCAGAGCCCGTAGGTTTCGTCCTTTTTCATCTTGACGTAAAATTTACCGTTGGTCGGTGCATCTTCCGTAACCGTGCTGTCATCGCCAAAGGTTGGATAATGGTAGTCCGGGTCCATGCGTCGGAAAAGGGCCTCCGGCGATTTTTCCATGAAATTTGAAAAGATCTCGTCAAAAGGACCTTCACGGGTATCCGCACTGGCGGTCAGCCGCCAGCCATTTTCAAATTTGCCGTTGGTGTAGAAGGCCAGCCGTCCCTCAATGCTTGAATCCTTGCTGTATTGTGGTTCATCCGGATCAAGCAAATCCGCCGGTCCGTTTGTGTCATTGGCCGACAAGGTCAGGTCGGCAATGCCCACGGTGAACCAGTCGCTCGATTCCAGCTCCAGATCACGCAAATACAGTTCACCGTTGCCAAACTCGTCCAACACCGCCACTTCAACGGTGTGTATTCCGTTCGGCAGGATCTCTTCCGCCACGAAGCTGCCCTCACTGTCCACGGGAACCCTGTAGCCGGCCATCCAAACGCCGTGGCCCTTTGGAATCGCGTAGCCATGAGCCTGTACCATACCCCCGCGTATTGGAATGTTACGGAAATCGATACGGCTCTCACCGTAACCTGTCAGAAGCTCCCGGTCGGGATCTACATCGGCGGCCGGCGGATCGATATGGTCGACCACCCACAGAGGCTGGCTGCTGGTTTCGTCAAAATGCCCTTTGGCATCGTAGACCCGCACCCGGTACTTCAGATCGATCTTCGGCGCACGAAAAGAATCGAACGGTACCTGCCACCGCGCCATGCCGTCGGCATCCATCCCCACGATCGCCAAGGGCTGATCCTTGACCGATTGATCTTTCTTAAAAATTCTGACTTCGGCACGCTCGATGAAGCTGCGGTAGTTGGCGTACAGGCGAAAACGCACCAAATTTTCGACAAAGGCCGTATCCGGCGAATCCTGGTAGGCGATCGTAATCGGCCAGGCAGTCACGTCGAGTCTCGGCACCATGTGCAGGCTGTCGTACTTGAACTGGATTTGGGTGCTCTCCAAAGCCACGTCGGTACAGCGTTGAACATCCGCACTGCATTTACCCGGATCATCCAGCGGTGCGCCATCAACCGTGATGCGCATCTGATTCAAGGCAAAGGGATCCTCGGTCGTTACCTCACGGGTCAATGGATTAACCTCAACTCCCTCGTAATCATCCAGCTGGATCGACTCATCGTAGACCACCTGTACGATGACCCGCGACACCCCGGACTCGATAAAGCCGGTATTGACCACATCGTCGGACTGAACATAGCCGCGACCGTCAAACTCGGACTGCTCCGCACGCAAACCCATCTGCTCGCTGACTGCCATCATGGCCCGGCGGGCACGCGCCATGGACAAACCGATATCATCGCCATAGATCGCGGCCGTACGCCGATCCAGTATTTTGTCGGCGGTATAGCCGATGAATCTCAGCCGTACATGGCTTTTATCGCTGACTTCTTCCATGATGCGTTTCAATTTATCGGTGTAGCCATCCGGTATGACGGGCCGACCCTTTTCGAAAAGGATGGTCTCGATGTTTTCTCTGGGCGAATCGTATACCCGGGTAACGGTTTCTGTGCCGGCGGCATCCGGGCACAGCTGCGGCTCGTCGGACAGGCTCTCCAAGGGGTCATCATACCAGAACTCGACCTCTATCCGCCGATTCATCGCCCTGCCCCGCTGGGTGTCATTCGATGCCACCGGGCGCGAGGCCCCCTTGCCTTCGCTGGCAAGGGCCCCGTCGGGCAGGCCCAGGCTTTCCTGGACCGCCAGCGCAATACGCCGCGCCACAGCTTTGGAGAGCCCCTCGTGGTCGCCGTAGA contains:
- a CDS encoding OmpA family protein, whose translation is MERMLLIPFPTKRSMLNRAVVVVCLSIYCAVVVGTVLAQETGLRDSGAPGSATEMHLPTDQPPATWVHDPAIFEEDEGDRTETREVVEQDFKTVKIENLVPPVHFGLGEVQITQEYIDLLQKVLDRMHDRTNVRLHFIGHADSLQLHGELKATYGDNTGLSRERAGTVAEYCQKALHLPPEAISYEGLGDSRPVADNATEEGRRLNRRVEVQVWYDEIVDKRVEKEVVVPRHVKRIKICRTETVCKLRYKEGHAHRARVKNLVSPLQYDQGMAEIPAPFLQQIRQALTNLHGKENLTVKFTAYTDNLPLEGRDKRIYGDHEGLSKAVARRIALAVQESLGLPDGALASEGKGASRPVASNDTQRGRAMNRRIEVEFWYDDPLESLSDEPQLCPDAAGTETVTRVYDSPRENIETILFEKGRPVIPDGYTDKLKRIMEEVSDKSHVRLRFIGYTADKILDRRTAAIYGDDIGLSMARARRAMMAVSEQMGLRAEQSEFDGRGYVQSDDVVNTGFIESGVSRVIVQVVYDESIQLDDYEGVEVNPLTREVTTEDPFALNQMRITVDGAPLDDPGKCSADVQRCTDVALESTQIQFKYDSLHMVPRLDVTAWPITIAYQDSPDTAFVENLVRFRLYANYRSFIERAEVRIFKKDQSVKDQPLAIVGMDADGMARWQVPFDSFRAPKIDLKYRVRVYDAKGHFDETSSQPLWVVDHIDPPAADVDPDRELLTGYGESRIDFRNIPIRGGMVQAHGYAIPKGHGVWMAGYRVPVDSEGSFVAEEILPNGIHTVEVAVLDEFGNGELYLRDLELESSDWFTVGIADLTLSANDTNGPADLLDPDEPQYSKDSSIEGRLAFYTNGKFENGWRLTASADTREGPFDEIFSNFMEKSPEALFRRMDPDYHYPTFGDDSTVTEDAPTNGKFYVKMKKDETYGLWGNFKIGYTDTDLAQVDRGLYGANLHYQPLETTDFGEPRLLADGFAADPGTVAGRDELRGTGGSLYYLKRQDILEGSDRLRIEVRDKDSGVVLGVKNLTPTLDYDIDYLQGRILMAQPVPTTADDNLLVSTESISGNPVFLVARYEFTPGFDDPDTLAAGGRLHYWLNEYIKIGVTANQDEEADTKNSLQGTDLTLRVSSESWIKMEAGHTKGPGSRTAGSDDGGYTYDESDFLGDNEVDASAYRVDVSLGVKDIVENGRGRVTFYRQDREAGYAAPGQTTDRDVTQYGGTAEMPIGESFQARVKMDKQIQQDGLETNAGEVNLDYSVTENWILSSGLRHDNREDNSAVVPLTQEEGERTDAVVKMKYDSLGRWTTYGFVQDTVRSSGNRDENGRVGVGGDWRLTDRLNLVGEVSDGDLGPAGKIGTEYLFSDRTTLYQNYTLENERTDDGLLARKGKMTSGFRTRYSDSASIYLEEQYSHGDVPTGLTHSTGVDLAVAERLNIGANLDIGSLKNPQTAAEIDRKTVGGRIGYGFDNVKLSSGLEYRVDETEQSDTSVTKRTTWLWKNNAKYQISQDWRLLGKFNYSLSESSLGDYYDGDYTEAVLGFAYRPIYYDRLNVLVKYTYFYNLPSVNQTSDETNSTGYIQRSHIGAIDVMYDLTSRWTVGGKYSYRHGEVAMDREQPDYFTSRAHLYVIRVDWHFIHRWDALLEGRLLDLPDAQDRRSGALVGLYRHVGNHVKIGAGYNFSDFSDDLTQMDYQHQGVFINIIGKY
- a CDS encoding tetratricopeptide repeat protein, which gives rise to MFRVMTILIGLMTLLTANTATAGMTAPKELKDLYFGEAIYYAFQDDWFDAIARLDAELAQHHRLDEPERDTLYYHINHAEFAVGDFELAYRMHQRAGRAITAVIEGNVEEPVRNEALYRLARIYFHKDQPANAKFAVDRIEGVVPEEIAEDLAFLRAQILMANGNFDEAVGMFRTLQETRKFEGFATYNLGIALLKSGKTKKGRYYIDQAGQVKGDQPLTLAIKDKANLVLGSKMLEEKNYEGAKMTLDRVRLEGPFSNRALLGSGWADAYRGNFERALVPWSALIHREVTDASVQEAMLSLPYAYAKLSVYSKAALLYDSALSKFQTEIGKLDASIKSIRGGYFLKALVQEELKQDANWVVRLRALPQTPETYYLLELMASHDFQESLKNYLDLEQLRKKMETWESDLIAFEDLIAQRSAYYHPLLPDIDKAFRQLDSRMRLRLEQRDRIEKRLKNMLVSPRPDYLATSEERISNARIARLEEMLKGNGSSTNKVIIARVNRLKGILTWNLYTQYDRRLTEAYEHLEELNDEIDLLKKQYTTFVRTRQAATQSYEGYEAVISRLWSRIRGAHEKVDALMDRQGQMLETMAVNELTRRREHLSECEVKARFAVADSYDRATRELSQEKVKK